One genomic window of Ruegeria sp. THAF33 includes the following:
- a CDS encoding FAD-dependent oxidoreductase — MSDTIRTTRVAIIGGGIMGVAAQFQLAENGWTDSILFEKAELTSGSTWHAAGQIAHAVGSRLMGWINKTSIEVYKRVEQETGQSIGWHEVGGIRIATTDDEVDWMKSIMGVGKLLDLPMDLIGPDEVAALNPFYKVDDVKAAIRTYEDGHIDPSGVTMALAAASRARGAVIERNTRVTGASRKGGMWLLRTETGDVMAEHVIIAAGSYANQVGEWFGLKIPSVSCLHHYLVTDTVPEFQDRPELPVMRDNAYGGYIRQEQKSGLIGIYEGHVCPTVWAMPEGAPWAAENELFQPDYESISDFLMVAMGKMPILAKLGIKRTVRGAITHTPDGGMLVGPSGAPNVWLSCGSSIGLAWGGGAGKVLADWMVHGEAEINTRGFDPRRYGDFASDTFIVERTKDEFMRRHDTPCPGKQFDSLRPLNRHPLYDRLAAKGAVFGEIAGWERPRYFGKVGEVEQIGWGHQNWHNNAMAEAKAARRAAGVIDLCAFAQFDISGKDAHALLDRLSANRVPSKDGRMSLNHLLTPKGRFETEITVWRIAENRYFTGSPIARATPDFDWIKAHIRPGEDVKMINRSADWGMLAMSGPASRRILAELTDVDLSNTAFPWLSGQEITVGGIPCYALRVSFVGELGWELHAPLAQIGPLYDALFKAGTPHGLIDIGSYAFNGMRMEKAYRASGELTADVGPLDVGLERFVVSEGREFLGRDALLSRDPGWELYYAELHADDIDIHGGEPVLLDGKPVGLTTSGGYGYTVGKSLGWLFVRKGTPRDGLSVQILNRAIPVTVHADALFDPQNLRPRSEE; from the coding sequence ATGAGCGATACGATCCGTACCACCCGAGTAGCCATAATAGGTGGTGGAATAATGGGTGTCGCAGCTCAGTTTCAGTTGGCCGAAAATGGCTGGACCGATAGCATCCTGTTCGAAAAGGCGGAACTCACCAGCGGCTCGACATGGCATGCGGCGGGACAGATTGCCCATGCCGTGGGCAGCCGCCTGATGGGCTGGATCAACAAAACGTCGATCGAGGTTTACAAGCGTGTTGAACAAGAGACCGGTCAAAGCATTGGCTGGCACGAGGTTGGTGGTATCCGTATTGCCACCACCGACGACGAGGTCGACTGGATGAAGTCGATCATGGGCGTGGGCAAGCTGCTAGATCTGCCTATGGATCTGATCGGGCCGGACGAGGTCGCAGCTCTCAACCCGTTTTACAAGGTCGACGATGTAAAGGCAGCCATACGCACTTATGAGGACGGGCATATCGACCCGTCAGGTGTGACCATGGCGTTGGCCGCAGCAAGTCGCGCGCGCGGTGCAGTGATCGAACGCAACACCCGTGTCACGGGGGCCTCGCGCAAAGGCGGCATGTGGTTGCTGCGCACGGAAACCGGCGATGTTATGGCAGAACATGTGATCATCGCCGCCGGGTCCTATGCCAATCAGGTCGGCGAATGGTTCGGGTTGAAAATTCCCAGCGTGTCCTGCCTGCACCATTATCTTGTCACCGATACCGTACCCGAATTCCAAGATCGTCCGGAACTGCCCGTCATGCGGGACAATGCCTATGGCGGCTATATCCGGCAGGAACAGAAATCAGGACTGATCGGCATTTACGAGGGCCATGTCTGCCCCACCGTATGGGCAATGCCCGAGGGCGCGCCCTGGGCTGCCGAGAACGAGCTGTTCCAGCCGGATTACGAGTCAATCAGCGACTTCCTGATGGTGGCCATGGGCAAGATGCCGATCCTGGCTAAGCTTGGCATCAAACGAACGGTGCGCGGGGCGATCACGCACACGCCAGATGGCGGCATGCTGGTTGGGCCGTCGGGGGCACCGAATGTCTGGCTGTCCTGCGGATCGTCCATCGGGTTGGCCTGGGGAGGCGGTGCGGGCAAGGTTCTGGCCGATTGGATGGTGCACGGCGAGGCCGAGATCAACACGCGTGGCTTTGACCCGCGCCGCTATGGTGACTTCGCCAGCGATACCTTCATTGTCGAACGCACCAAGGACGAGTTCATGCGCCGCCATGACACGCCGTGCCCGGGCAAGCAATTCGACAGCCTGCGCCCCCTGAACCGCCACCCGCTCTATGATCGGCTGGCTGCCAAAGGCGCCGTGTTTGGCGAGATCGCCGGATGGGAACGGCCTCGGTATTTTGGCAAGGTAGGCGAGGTGGAACAGATCGGCTGGGGGCATCAGAATTGGCACAATAACGCCATGGCCGAGGCAAAGGCAGCGCGCCGTGCCGCTGGTGTGATTGACCTTTGCGCCTTTGCCCAGTTCGATATTTCCGGCAAGGATGCACATGCGTTGCTGGATCGGCTATCCGCCAACCGGGTTCCATCGAAAGACGGCAGGATGAGCCTGAACCATTTGCTGACGCCGAAGGGCCGGTTCGAGACTGAAATCACCGTCTGGCGGATTGCCGAAAACCGCTATTTCACCGGCTCTCCCATCGCTCGGGCCACACCCGATTTCGACTGGATCAAAGCGCACATTCGCCCTGGTGAAGACGTGAAGATGATCAACCGGTCCGCCGATTGGGGCATGCTGGCCATGTCCGGCCCGGCGTCGCGGCGCATCCTGGCAGAGCTCACCGACGTTGATCTGTCAAACACGGCCTTTCCCTGGCTGTCCGGTCAGGAGATTACCGTTGGGGGCATTCCTTGTTACGCATTGCGGGTGTCATTTGTCGGCGAGCTGGGCTGGGAGCTGCACGCACCGTTGGCGCAAATCGGCCCGCTCTACGACGCCTTGTTTAAGGCAGGCACCCCCCATGGCCTGATCGACATCGGTTCCTACGCCTTCAATGGAATGCGCATGGAGAAAGCCTATCGCGCCAGCGGCGAGTTGACCGCCGATGTTGGCCCGCTCGATGTCGGGCTGGAGCGTTTTGTTGTTAGTGAAGGGCGGGAGTTTCTGGGGCGCGATGCGCTTCTCAGCCGCGATCCGGGGTGGGAGCTGTATTATGCAGAACTGCATGCCGATGACATCGACATTCACGGCGGCGAGCCGGTGCTGCTGGACGGCAAGCCGGTGGGCCTGACCACTTCGGGCGGCTACGGCTACACGGTCGGAAAGAGCCTTGGCTGGCTGTTCGTGCGCAAGGGCACGCCACGCGATGGCCTCAGTGTGCAGATCCTGAACCGTGCCATTCCCGTCACCGTGCACGCAGACGCCCTGTTTGACCCACAAAACCTGCGCCCAAGATCCGAGGAATGA
- a CDS encoding FAD-dependent oxidoreductase, which yields MTLPAHARTVIIGGGVIGCSIAYHLAREGRRDIVVLERSKLTSGTTWHAAGLVRRLRPSATLTRLINYSIDLYGELERETGQATGWTQTGSLTLATNPDRLTNIKRQVSLGRAFGLDAEVVDAARAKELWPLIEVDDVIGAVWSPSDGRVNPSDVALALSKGARARGVQIFEETAVTGLQKKAGRISGVEIGDHVIEADEVVIACGLWSREVAAMAGAHMPLYACEHFYMLTKPLPEVQALGMGTHLPTLNDQDAFLYARDDVEGLLVGSFEPHAKGLPLDRLPADFSFDLLDEDWDHFMPMMENALRRIPALERAEVRMLLNGPESFTLDSQFMLGESPEVPGLFLMGGMNSTGIALAGGAGKAMAEWIIAGEPTMELNEADIRRFSPEMNVLGALEARIPEVLGRHYDNPYPGRSMDTARGQRRSPIHAGLVAAGAQFEARGGWERAVHFGSEAAHLPLSFGVPAWREQVGHEVDACRTGAAILDQSAFGKIMVQGPDASGFLNRLCAAQMGVPVGRIAYSQILNERGGVESDLTVQRHGPGAYLLIVGSGEVVRVMQRMRDTRKNHRVEFTDVTSGYAILGLAGAQARTVLQATTNSRVPDLKRFCFAPVEIGLARGWAGRLSFTGEDGFELYIPADMAMTAYEALIAAGATHAGLYASSSLRIESGFRAFGHELTPGTTPFEAGLDAFCAFGTGFVGEDVLKGHQPQRRIVSILFDSPDAIPIHDEPIYFNGRVVGQIASAAWSYRFERSVALGIVSAALDRLEAQTVVDGFEVEIACTRYAAKASLKPAKECFA from the coding sequence ATGACCCTGCCAGCCCACGCCCGGACAGTTATCATCGGCGGTGGTGTCATCGGCTGTTCCATCGCCTATCACCTTGCCCGCGAGGGGCGGCGGGATATCGTCGTGCTGGAACGTTCTAAGCTGACCAGCGGCACCACCTGGCATGCGGCGGGTTTGGTGCGTCGCCTGCGGCCTTCAGCCACGCTGACCAGGCTGATCAACTATTCCATCGACCTCTATGGCGAGCTGGAGCGCGAAACCGGACAAGCCACCGGCTGGACCCAGACCGGATCGCTGACATTAGCAACCAACCCGGATCGCCTGACCAACATCAAGCGCCAGGTCTCGCTGGGCCGCGCCTTCGGGCTCGATGCCGAGGTGGTCGACGCGGCCCGGGCTAAAGAACTCTGGCCGCTGATCGAAGTGGATGACGTAATCGGCGCGGTCTGGTCACCGTCGGATGGCCGGGTCAATCCGTCCGACGTGGCCCTGGCCCTGTCAAAGGGTGCCCGCGCGCGTGGGGTGCAAATCTTTGAGGAAACCGCCGTCACGGGCCTGCAAAAGAAAGCCGGGCGCATCTCTGGTGTCGAGATCGGCGATCATGTGATCGAGGCCGACGAGGTGGTGATCGCCTGCGGGCTGTGGTCGCGCGAAGTGGCGGCAATGGCGGGCGCGCACATGCCGCTTTATGCCTGCGAGCATTTCTACATGCTGACCAAGCCACTTCCCGAAGTTCAGGCCCTTGGCATGGGGACGCATCTGCCAACGCTGAACGATCAGGATGCCTTCCTTTATGCCCGCGATGATGTCGAGGGGCTGTTGGTCGGGTCGTTCGAGCCCCACGCCAAGGGGCTGCCGCTGGATCGCCTTCCTGCCGATTTCTCGTTCGACCTGCTGGATGAGGATTGGGATCATTTCATGCCAATGATGGAAAATGCCCTGCGCCGCATTCCGGCATTGGAGCGCGCCGAGGTGCGGATGCTTTTGAACGGCCCGGAAAGCTTTACGCTCGACAGTCAGTTCATGCTGGGCGAAAGCCCAGAGGTGCCGGGGCTGTTCTTGATGGGTGGGATGAATTCGACTGGCATCGCGCTGGCGGGTGGCGCTGGCAAGGCCATGGCCGAATGGATCATCGCCGGTGAGCCGACAATGGAGCTGAACGAGGCAGACATCCGACGTTTCAGCCCGGAAATGAACGTGCTGGGAGCGCTCGAGGCCCGGATACCCGAGGTATTGGGTCGGCACTACGACAACCCCTATCCAGGGCGTTCGATGGACACCGCCCGAGGACAGCGCCGCTCGCCCATCCATGCCGGACTGGTCGCCGCAGGCGCTCAGTTCGAGGCGCGCGGCGGATGGGAGCGCGCGGTGCATTTTGGCAGCGAAGCGGCGCATTTGCCATTGAGTTTTGGGGTGCCTGCTTGGCGCGAACAGGTCGGGCATGAGGTTGACGCTTGCCGCACGGGGGCTGCCATTTTGGACCAAAGCGCTTTTGGCAAGATCATGGTGCAGGGACCAGATGCCAGCGGATTTCTCAATCGCCTCTGCGCAGCCCAAATGGGTGTGCCCGTGGGACGTATCGCTTACAGTCAAATCCTCAATGAACGCGGCGGCGTGGAAAGCGACCTGACGGTTCAACGCCACGGGCCGGGCGCCTATCTGTTGATCGTTGGATCGGGTGAGGTCGTACGTGTGATGCAGCGGATGCGCGACACCCGTAAGAACCACCGCGTAGAGTTTACCGACGTGACAAGCGGCTATGCCATCCTCGGGCTGGCCGGGGCGCAGGCGCGCACTGTTCTGCAAGCCACCACAAACAGCAGGGTCCCCGATCTGAAGCGGTTCTGCTTTGCCCCGGTGGAAATCGGTCTTGCACGGGGCTGGGCCGGACGACTTTCCTTTACCGGGGAAGACGGCTTTGAACTATATATTCCCGCCGACATGGCGATGACCGCGTATGAGGCGCTGATCGCGGCTGGGGCGACCCATGCCGGGCTCTATGCCAGCAGCAGCCTGCGGATCGAGAGCGGTTTTCGCGCCTTTGGTCACGAACTGACGCCCGGCACGACACCGTTCGAAGCCGGTTTGGACGCATTTTGTGCGTTCGGTACCGGGTTTGTCGGTGAAGACGTGCTGAAAGGCCACCAACCCCAACGACGGATCGTTTCGATCCTGTTTGATTCACCAGACGCAATCCCGATCCATGATGAACCAATCTATTTCAACGGGCGTGTCGTCGGGCAGATCGCCTCGGCAGCGTGGAGCTATCGGTTTGAACGCTCTGTGGCGCTTGGCATAGTCAGCGCAGCTTTGGACAGGCTTGAGGCGCAAACTGTTGTGGACGGCTTTGAAGTTGAAATCGCGTGCACGCGCTATGCGGCCAAAGCCTCTCTCAAACCCGCCAAGGAGTGTTTCGCATGA